The proteins below are encoded in one region of Triticum aestivum cultivar Chinese Spring chromosome 1B, IWGSC CS RefSeq v2.1, whole genome shotgun sequence:
- the LOC123082539 gene encoding probable E3 ubiquitin ligase SUD1, whose product MAASSSAGAPPETPPTAPRGRGNDGVGGKVEELCCVCHLPADPDRQLAPLSDGNFVHYDCRCEVCERKSQRLTVWEFMWGLPGKLMSLLLPLFLAVCVLGETVMHLITLQTWRLVFARTFAEVYHLVSLRLSATSIIASVSFFAAFANRFVPFAVAPFARWVKRLETRCRGWWGIDGWQVLQLFSVEACLVVLIADMAVACIFGLLPFSLGRIILWCMPSFNFNSVDEVDSYTSTSTTILVGYGFIFSVGVFFVGLNTFREYLTGERLTIAILLRKLSGIFFRGILRSIIGANIGVNLLYIYILHPLFIGWLLDMCTSKLFGATMSQRFKFLIAPSFSSITLHWFTGRNILSLRNRVFVFLCKVLKPGITIRFVRHNISEPFYIFYFKRLPGLFDDITFIALVILVPTKMAVELEPEEFPLDITYFDHPARGTSFWLGPLYYAKALSGILYLRKFVVVQTMPQVVLSWLAVVIFNSAMLLSSISIGRTLVFAIPELLVRAQMKSNDLFAIATGYSVVSIVIAISRDAFVRVAYGGTSTVCCQILFIPLWIGLLVDLTLLSPFIGPGNGVPVLDFFCTWALGRTTQIYGIRLARRYKVKGGLPSLADSIENYWTGDKLESLLKMGPFATKLVAALGVPYVLAKGVFPRLGYPAAVNSMVYHFAWLGCIAFYALCYLAKINSHSN is encoded by the exons ATGGCCGCTTCCTCctccgccggcgctccgccggagacgCCGCCCACGGCGCCGCGCGGCCGCGGAAACGACGGCGTGGGTGGGAAGGTGGAGGAGCTGTGCTGCGTCTGCCACCTCCCCGCCGATCCGGACCGCCAGCTGGCCCCCCTCAGCGACGGCAATTTCGTCCACTACGACTGCCGCTGCGAG GTGTGCGAGCGCAAATCCCAAAGGCTGACCGTGTGGGAGTTCATGTGGGGCTTGCCAGGCAAGCTCATGAGCCTGCTGCTCCCCCTCTTCCTCGCCGTCTGTGTCCTCGGTGAAACAGTCATGCACCTCATCACCTTACAAACTTGGCGCCTCGTTTTCGCCAGAACCTTTGCTGAAGTGTACCATCTGGTCTCCCTCCGCCTCTCTGCAACCTCCATCATTGCTTCGGTATCGTTCTTTGCTGCATTTGCGAACAGGTTTGTGCCGTTTGCAGTGGCTCCATTTGCGCGCTGGGTTAAACGCCTAGAAACCCGGTGTCGGGGATGGTGGGGCATCGATGGCTGGCAAGTCCTCCAGCTATTTTCTGTTGAAGCCTGCTTGGTg GTGTTAATAGCTGATATGGCTGttgcttgtatttttggtttactcCCATTCTCACTTGGAAGGATAATTTTATGGTGCATGCCGTCTTTCAATTTTAACAGTGTGGATGAAGTCGACTCCTATACTTCAACTTCAACAACTATTCTGGTTGGATATGGATTTATCTTTTCTGTGGGCGTATTTTTTGTTGGGCTGAATACTTTTCGTGAATACTTGACCGGGGAGCGCCTTACAATTGCAATTCTCTTAAGAAAGCTTTCTGGTATATTCTTCAGAGGGATCTTGCGTTCAATCATTGGTGCCAATATTGGTGTTAATCttttatacatatatatactaCACCCATTGTTCATTGGTTGGTTGCTTGATATGTGCACTTCAAAATTGTTTGGTGCAACAATGTCTCAGAGGTTCAAATTTCTGATTGCGCCGTCGTTTTCTTCTATTACTCTTCATTGGTTTACTGGACGCAACATTTTGAGTCTGCGCAACAGAGTCTTCGTATTTCTCTGCAAG GTATTGAAGCCAGGAATTACGATTCGCTTTGTCCGACATAATATTTCTGAACCATTCTATATATTCTATTTCAAGAGGCTTCCTGGCCTTTTTGACGACATTACATTTATTGCTCTAGTAATCCTTGTTCCTACTAAAATGGCTGTCGAGTTGGAACCTGAGGAGTTCCCACTAGACATCAC CTACTTTGATCATCCTGCTAGGGGCACATCATTCTGGCTAGGGCCACTGTACTACGCAAAGGCACTTTCTGGTATTCTTTATCTCAG GAAATTTGTTGTTGTTCAAACAATGCCACAGGTGGTGCTATCATGGTTGGCAGTTGTGATATTTAATTCTGCTATGCTTTTATCTTCAATATCTATTGGCCGTACATTGGTATTTGCCATCCCTGAGCTGCTAGTACGAGCTCAAATGAAGTCCAATG ATCTGTTTGCTATTGCCACTGGATATAGCGTAGTATCAATTGTTATTGCCATCTCTAGAGATGCATTTGTTCGCGTGGCTTATGGGG GAACTTCAACTGTCTGTTGCCAGATTTTGTTCATTCCTCTTTGGATCGGTTTGCTGGTTGATTTAACACTGCTTTCACCCTTCATCGGGCCTGGTAATGGTGTTCCAGTTCTAGACTTTTTCTGCACTTGGGCCCTGGGGCGGACAACACAGATTTATGGGATAAGATTG GCTCGTCGGTACAAAGTCAAAGGTGGGCTCCCTTCCCTGGCCGATTCCATTGAGAACTATTGGACCGGAGACAAGCTGGAATCTCTTTTGAAGATGGGACCTTTTGCAACGAAGCTAGTCGCTGCTCTGGGTGTTCCTTATGTGCTCGCCAAGGGTGTCTTCCCAAGACTAGGCTACCCAGCTGCCGTAAACTCCATGGTCTACCATTTCGCGTGGTTGGGCTGCATCGCCTTCTATGCACTCTGCTATCTCGCGAAG ATAAATTCCCATTCTAATTAG